The genomic segment gggggtggtgcaGTATTGGGTAAGAAGGGAAACTGAGCGAACTATGTGTCCCTCAGCCTCCTCAATCTCAACTTCAAGGGCCTTGAACTACTGCTGGGAGCCCATGCTGAGCATGGGGCTTAGGGTCTAAAGGAGTGGATATCACGGGCCCTCCAGAATCTCCAAGTCCCAGCCTCTCAGGACACCAGGTTCTAAACTAAAAAGAATTGTACAGCCCCAGATTCTCGGGGCAGGGAGGATTCACATGTCGTCTgccctctctgtcctcccagaCATAGGACATGAGCCCTACGGAAGACTCTGCTTACAGAACCCTATAAGCAGAGTTCACTCTCTCCCTCCGATAACACCTTCCATTTTGGGACAGCCCTGGATAGGGATTGTAGCCTGtccccagctgggtgaccttggccaaATTACTTGAATGACCTAGGTCTCAGCCTCCTTATCGGGCGTGGTAACCTGGCTCCCAGAAGCACGTCGTAAGGAGGGAATGAAGTGACATTATAAAGCACACGTAGCAGTCGGGTATTGAAAAGGTCAGCTCCCTGCCCCTTCACACTGTTAGGAAGCTGTTCTTTGTGTTTGTCCCAGACCTGCCAACCAGGGACTCCTGCTAGGATTTCCAGCCTGTCTTCTGGGGCCTTTGGGCACATCTTCGCCCTCCGGACTGGGATATTTgtcccctgcctcccagctgaGAGAGAGCTCCTGTTGGTCatgttggtgggggtggggagaggaggaaggcgGACAACTTGTTCCCCACGTGCTCACTGTCTGCTGTGCAGTCAGGCCCTGTGGGTGTGTTATATGCACACTAGGGACAAAGAAGGGGAATCTCAAGATAGTGATGGTGTGGAAGAAAAGCTGGGTAGGCCTGGAGGAAGctgaatttaatttataaatgaagtcCCCAGCCGTcctcactcccacctccaccccagacTTCCCCGGAATCTTCAGGAGGGTCACTGTCCCTTCTGGTGGCCTCCCAGGCCAGGGAGCAGAACGGCTGTTTACACACGCAGACGGTGCCAGAACatagaagtatttaaaaaatgtttgctgagtaaGTGAATGAGTGACCAAAGAGGGAGACCCTTGGAAGTACTTCCTCAATCCCAAAATACCAGGCACAGGGCCAGGGCCTCCCTAGGGAGCCAAAGAATGAACTAGAGGAAAGAAGGTTCTCATGCCTTCAGGAAGGTATGGGCTGCCATTGACCAGAAGCGCTTCAGAAGGCCGTGGGCACTGGGTAGAGCCCATCGGCCCCATCGGCCCCTGTCCATGACTCTGGAATGATTCTCTCGGGGATCCTCAGACTTGAGAGTTCAGCATCCCAGATCGAGAACTCTGTGTTCTTGAGGTTCTAGAGCAGTtgccatattttgtttttgtaaaaggCCAGATGGTAAGTATTTTAGATGTTGCAGAACATACGGTCTTTGTCACAGCTATTCATCTCTTTGTAAATGCATGGGTATGCTATGTTCCAATAacgctttatttataaaaacagactggtgggctggatttggccttcAGGGTGTAGTTTGTCTGCTCCTGTTCTAAAGTTTTAGAATTATATGATCCTGATATGTATGGATCTCATGCATTTGGGGGGTTCCAGGGTTCTGAGGTTCCAGGTCCCCTGGTCAGATGACAACAAAGACCTTGAACACAGCTGGGAAGATCTTAACCAAAGAAATCTGGGCGCTCAGGTGCCCTCCTGGCCCTGGTTGGGTGGGTGTGTCAGCCTTTCCTATGAACCCCAGCCGTGACTGTGACCTGATGGCTGTTCTCCCCACCCGTCCCCCTTCCTTCAGGGCGATGGCTGCAGGCCTGGGCCTCTGGAATGGCACCATCAATGACACCTGGGATGGGGATGAGCTGGGCTACAAGTGCCGCTTCAACGAGGACTTCAAGTATGTGCTGCTGCCTGTGTCCTACGGTGTGGTGTGTGTGCTTGGGCTGTGTCTGAACGTCGCCGTGCTCTACATCTTTCTGTGCCGCCTCAAGACATGGAATGCCTCCACCACGTACATGTTCCACCTGGCCGTGTCAGACGCGCTGTACGCAGCCTCCCTGCCGCTTCTGGTCTATTACTACGCCCGCGGCGACCACTGGCCCTTCAGCACCGTGCTCTGCAAGCTGGTGCGTTTCCTCTTCTACACCAACCTCTACTGCAGCATCCTCTTCCTCACGTGCATAAGCGTGCACCGGTGCCTGGGAGTCTTGCGCCCACTGCGCTCGCTGCGCTGGGGTCGGGCCCGCTATGCCCGCCGGGTAGCAGCCACAGTGTGGGTGCTGGTGCTGGCCTGCCAGGCCCCTGTGCTCTATTTCGTCACCACCAGCGCACGTGGCAGCCGCATTACCTGCCACGACACCTCGGCCCCTCATCTCTTCAACCACTTCTTGGCCTACATCTCCGTCATGCTGGGCCTGCTCTTCGTGGTACCCTTCGCCACCATCCTGGTCTGCTATGTGCTCATGGCCCGGCGGCTGCTACAGCCAGCCTATGGGACTGCGGGGGGCCTGCCGCGAGCCAAGCGCAAGTCCGTGCGCACCATCGCGGTGGTGTTGGCTGTCTTCGCCCTCTGCTTCCTGCCTTTCCATGTCACCCGCACCCTCTACTACTCCTTCCGTTCGCTGGACCTCAGCTGCCACACCCTCAACGCCATCAACATGGCTTACAAGATCACCCGGCCGCTGGCCAGCGCCAACAGTTGCCTTGACCCCGTGCTGTACTTCCTGGCTGGGCAGAGGCTCGTGCGCTTCGCCCGGGACTCCAAGCCATCCACAAATCCCACTCCTACTGCCCAGGCTGGCCGCAGGCTGGACCTGCGCAAGTTTCACAGAACCAACACCAAGACAGAAGACAGGTCCGCCAGCGGTGAGAATTCCAGGCAGACGGAGCCCGCGCAGGCTGGTGGTGGGAACACTAAGGACATCAGGCTCTAAGACCTGAACCCCTCCGGCCTGCacgagtgtgtgtgggggggtgggggactgtAGGGACTAGGACTTGTTCCAGTGGGATGGCCTCCCCAAATATGCACCATCGTGACGCGTGCTCGATGGTCAAGGGGGCCATGACCAACACTGTCATCTGGCAGGGGCTCAGGACACTCTCTGTGGTCCAGAGAACTCAACAGTCTCCACAGCCCCGTCACCATTTGTATGTGTCAGTTGGGGAATAAGGTTTCAAGAAAGGCAAGGGTTCAGGGCCAATACCACTGCTGGCCTGACTCACCCACATGA from the Desmodus rotundus isolate HL8 chromosome 5, HLdesRot8A.1, whole genome shotgun sequence genome contains:
- the P2RY2 gene encoding P2Y purinoceptor 2, whose product is MSEEPKRARSILLQELVRAMAAGLGLWNGTINDTWDGDELGYKCRFNEDFKYVLLPVSYGVVCVLGLCLNVAVLYIFLCRLKTWNASTTYMFHLAVSDALYAASLPLLVYYYARGDHWPFSTVLCKLVRFLFYTNLYCSILFLTCISVHRCLGVLRPLRSLRWGRARYARRVAATVWVLVLACQAPVLYFVTTSARGSRITCHDTSAPHLFNHFLAYISVMLGLLFVVPFATILVCYVLMARRLLQPAYGTAGGLPRAKRKSVRTIAVVLAVFALCFLPFHVTRTLYYSFRSLDLSCHTLNAINMAYKITRPLASANSCLDPVLYFLAGQRLVRFARDSKPSTNPTPTAQAGRRLDLRKFHRTNTKTEDRSASGENSRQTEPAQAGGGNTKDIRL